One region of Verrucomicrobiota bacterium genomic DNA includes:
- a CDS encoding sulfite reductase subunit alpha: MSETATEKKTSEFNKNNPFLAKILSKRNLNKEGSSKETLHFEISLKGSGLDYRPGYSLGIFAQNDPQLVDDLIQRLSLDPETPIQQKDGTSKPLQQVMMSDITLNRASRKFVKGIVEKLQEPKKAEFEALIADNEKLDTYLFTRDYLDILNELPELSLTADEFVGLTVKANPRLYSIASSLDKHPEEVHLTIATVRYNTHGRDKKGLASGWLADHQAVGESNLPVFMTPNKHFKIPEDPTADIIMVGPGTGIAPFRAFLEQREIDQATGRNWLFFGDQHKATDFLYEEEFIAWQKSGLLTKLDLAFSRDQEHKIYVQDRMRENAKEIWEWIQKGASFYVCGDAKRMAKDVEQALIDMAAEFGAMSPEDAKTYIVKKLGREERRYHKDVY; encoded by the coding sequence ATGAGCGAAACAGCAACCGAAAAGAAAACATCTGAATTCAACAAGAACAATCCCTTCTTGGCTAAGATCCTCAGCAAAAGGAACCTCAACAAAGAGGGCTCTAGCAAGGAAACATTACACTTTGAAATAAGCCTCAAGGGTAGTGGTTTAGACTACCGCCCTGGTTACTCCCTAGGTATCTTCGCTCAAAACGACCCGCAACTCGTAGATGACCTTATACAACGCCTCAGCTTAGATCCAGAGACTCCTATTCAACAAAAGGACGGAACTAGCAAGCCGCTGCAGCAGGTCATGATGAGTGACATCACTCTTAACCGCGCTTCAAGAAAATTCGTTAAAGGCATCGTTGAAAAGCTACAAGAGCCTAAGAAAGCTGAATTTGAAGCACTCATTGCTGACAACGAAAAACTCGACACCTATCTCTTCACCAGAGACTACTTGGACATTTTAAATGAGCTGCCAGAACTTTCTCTGACTGCAGATGAGTTTGTAGGTCTTACCGTTAAAGCAAACCCACGCCTTTATTCTATAGCTTCCAGTCTAGACAAGCACCCTGAGGAGGTTCACTTAACCATTGCCACAGTTCGTTACAATACACATGGACGAGATAAAAAAGGTCTAGCATCCGGTTGGCTGGCTGACCACCAGGCCGTAGGCGAAAGTAACCTACCCGTTTTCATGACTCCTAATAAACATTTCAAAATTCCAGAAGACCCTACGGCAGATATCATCATGGTTGGACCTGGAACCGGGATTGCACCTTTTCGAGCATTTTTAGAGCAACGTGAAATAGATCAAGCTACCGGCCGCAACTGGCTATTCTTTGGCGACCAACACAAAGCAACCGACTTCCTCTATGAAGAGGAGTTTATCGCATGGCAAAAATCAGGCCTCCTGACCAAGCTCGATCTAGCCTTCTCGCGTGACCAAGAGCACAAAATTTATGTTCAGGACCGCATGAGAGAAAATGCCAAGGAAATTTGGGAATGGATTCAAAAGGGCGCTTCCTTTTACGTCTGTGGTGATGCAAAACGCATGGCAAAAGATGTAGAACAAGCATTGATCGACATGGCTGCCGAATTTGGTGCTATGTCGCCCGAGGATGCTAAAACCTATATTGTAAAAAAACTGGGACGCGAAGAGAGACGTTACCATAAGGACGTTTATTAG
- a CDS encoding L,D-transpeptidase yields the protein MARKALPIATETPKDALDFAAWQIQLERRHFSSGTIDGLFGMRSKRAVYQFQRHMELPITHELDIETRLQLGKPHNPFTDYTITNEDLLLVQPTPKLWREKAQASFLGYNTTWEMLSEKFHTTERFLKKLNPTVNMLSEGSSITVPNLKPDLPLPKVSRIEIILNQTTLLAYDANGRVVCCFPCSIARNKNKRPNGRLEVINFALNPNYTFNPETLTTIAEQEGITSKMIIPPGPNNPVGLAWIGLSLPGYGIHGTPDPRSISRTGSSGCFRLANWNAKKLLHMISRGVPVSVIE from the coding sequence TTGGCCCGCAAAGCACTTCCAATAGCTACCGAAACTCCCAAAGATGCTTTAGACTTTGCCGCTTGGCAAATCCAGCTGGAGCGCCGCCATTTTTCCTCGGGCACTATCGATGGCCTTTTCGGCATGCGCTCAAAACGTGCGGTTTATCAATTCCAACGCCATATGGAGCTACCCATCACTCATGAACTAGATATTGAAACGCGGCTACAACTTGGCAAGCCTCACAATCCCTTCACTGACTACACAATCACAAATGAAGATTTGTTGCTAGTTCAACCCACTCCTAAACTCTGGCGGGAAAAGGCTCAAGCTTCTTTCCTCGGCTACAATACCACATGGGAAATGCTTTCAGAAAAATTTCACACAACCGAGAGGTTTTTAAAAAAACTCAATCCTACAGTCAACATGCTTTCAGAAGGAAGTTCCATCACAGTTCCTAACCTTAAGCCAGACTTACCTTTACCTAAAGTCTCCCGCATTGAGATTATCTTAAACCAGACTACCCTACTTGCTTACGATGCAAACGGACGAGTGGTCTGCTGCTTCCCGTGCTCTATAGCTCGAAATAAAAACAAGCGACCTAATGGCCGCCTGGAAGTTATTAATTTTGCATTGAACCCAAACTATACTTTCAATCCTGAGACACTCACTACGATTGCCGAACAAGAGGGCATTACCTCAAAAATGATCATCCCCCCCGGCCCCAATAATCCTGTGGGCCTTGCCTGGATTGGCTTATCATTACCAGGGTACGGTATCCATGGAACCCCCGATCCACGTTCCATTTCCCGCACTGGATCATCAGGTTGTTTCCGCTTAGCTAACTGGAACGCTAAAAAGCTTCTTCACATGATCTCTAGAGGCGTACCTGTAAGTGTCATCGAGTGA
- the metH gene encoding methionine synthase yields the protein MTREKRIEALYKLLSERIVILDGAMGTNIQPLKLKEQDFRGERFKDHFKPLQNNNDILVLTKPDAISDIHRRFLTIGKGDIVETNTFNGTTIAQNDFFARDPEGRRDQDYFQKVIEDSSIQKVVEDMNRAAALLARQAADQVAEETGSPRFVAGAIGPMPVSASAVVDPNDPGFRPINFDQLVIAYKHQTHALIDGDVDILLVETIFDSLNAKAAGFAIEEVFEELGFRIPVMFSLTLISKGGRNLSNQTPEAFWHSIRHFKPLAVGLNCALGADDMRPYAERLSKIANCYLSVYSNAGLPDPLSETGFSHSADEMKEFMADYAKSGFLNIVGGCCGTTPEHIGKIKEAVEPYPPRQIPEKTPGLLLSGEESYTHGANSNFLMIGERTNVAGSPKFRKLIQEDKLEEALSIARQQVENGANVIDICFDDGLIEGKPMMTRFLNLLAAEPDISKVPIMVDSSKWEILEAGLKCLQGKGIVNSISLKEGEEKFLEQARLIKRFGAAAVVMAFDEKGQADNFASKIRICKRAYDLLVQKADFDPEDIIFDPNVLTVGTGIEAHSDYAVDFIKAAEWIKQNLPCARISGGISNISFSFRGNNVVREAMHAAFLYHGISKGLDMGIVNPGMLEVYEEVPKELLTKVEDVLLNRSPEATEILVDYAEQFKGQGGKKKEVDLSWREAPVEERLKYALLKGVTDFIDADTAEAHEKYNKPIKVIEGPLMDGMNVVGDLFGEGKMFLPQVVKSARVMKKSVAYLTPFMEAEKQEGDEQGIFLIATVKGDVHDIGKNIVGVVLACNNYKVIDLGVMVPCEDILKAAKEHRADIIGLSGLITPSLDEMMHVASEMERLHFQTPLLIGGATTSAAHTAIKIAPNYSKLVSHVIDASRVVGVVGKLLNPETKDEYIQEIKASQEKARIQFLNKQRDTKLISLQGARANKYTCDWDKIEIATPEFIGKKVFEDYDLKEISEFIDWSPFFHAWELRGRYPKILEDKVVGEEASKLFYDAQKLLQKILEEKRFTAKAIYAIYPANSIGDDIEVYKDEMRKEILETFHMLRQQVQKNGKPNYCLADFIAPKDSGRVDYLGSFVVTTGHGVEEMAKSFEAENDDYSSIMTKALGDRLAEAFAELLHKKCRDAFGFGKNEKLSNTELISEKYRGIRPAAGYPACPDHTEKRILFPFLKTSETIDVNLTENCAMTPASSVSGLYFCHPEARYFAVSKIQKDQVEDYAQRKNIPVKEAEKWLSPVLSY from the coding sequence ATGACACGAGAAAAAAGAATTGAAGCGCTCTATAAACTGCTCTCCGAAAGGATTGTCATCCTTGATGGAGCCATGGGCACAAACATACAGCCCCTTAAGCTAAAAGAGCAGGATTTCAGAGGAGAACGATTCAAGGATCACTTCAAGCCTCTACAGAACAACAATGACATTCTGGTTCTCACTAAACCCGATGCCATTTCTGACATCCACCGCCGTTTTCTTACCATAGGCAAAGGAGATATTGTTGAAACAAACACTTTCAATGGCACAACTATTGCCCAAAACGATTTCTTCGCTAGGGATCCAGAAGGCAGAAGGGATCAGGATTACTTCCAAAAAGTTATTGAAGATTCATCTATTCAAAAAGTTGTAGAGGACATGAATAGAGCAGCAGCTCTACTAGCTCGCCAAGCTGCGGACCAGGTCGCTGAAGAAACAGGCTCACCTCGTTTTGTGGCGGGTGCTATTGGACCCATGCCTGTATCTGCTAGCGCGGTGGTAGATCCTAACGATCCGGGCTTTCGTCCAATAAATTTTGATCAATTAGTCATTGCTTACAAACATCAAACCCATGCTCTGATTGATGGTGATGTTGATATCCTACTGGTAGAGACAATCTTTGATTCCCTAAATGCCAAAGCTGCCGGCTTTGCCATTGAAGAAGTATTCGAGGAGCTGGGGTTCCGGATTCCCGTTATGTTCTCGCTCACCTTAATTTCCAAGGGTGGAAGAAACCTTTCAAATCAAACCCCTGAAGCATTCTGGCATTCTATCCGCCATTTTAAACCTCTTGCCGTGGGCCTCAATTGCGCATTGGGTGCAGACGATATGAGACCTTATGCAGAGCGCCTTTCCAAGATCGCCAATTGCTATCTTTCAGTTTATTCAAACGCAGGACTACCTGACCCACTTTCGGAAACCGGCTTTAGCCACTCTGCCGACGAGATGAAGGAATTCATGGCTGACTACGCCAAGTCAGGATTCCTTAACATTGTCGGTGGCTGCTGCGGCACTACGCCCGAGCATATTGGTAAAATTAAAGAAGCCGTCGAACCCTATCCCCCGCGACAAATCCCAGAAAAAACTCCAGGGCTCCTACTCTCAGGCGAAGAGAGTTACACCCACGGAGCAAACTCAAACTTCCTCATGATCGGTGAACGAACCAATGTGGCTGGGTCGCCAAAATTCCGCAAACTTATCCAAGAGGATAAACTAGAAGAAGCACTCTCCATAGCTAGACAACAAGTAGAAAACGGGGCCAATGTCATCGACATCTGTTTTGATGACGGACTAATCGAAGGCAAGCCCATGATGACTCGCTTTCTCAACCTGCTGGCAGCTGAGCCAGATATCTCAAAAGTCCCTATCATGGTAGACTCCTCCAAATGGGAAATCCTAGAAGCTGGACTTAAATGCCTACAGGGCAAAGGTATCGTCAACTCTATTTCATTAAAGGAAGGGGAAGAAAAATTTCTTGAGCAAGCACGCCTGATCAAACGCTTCGGTGCCGCAGCAGTAGTCATGGCTTTTGATGAAAAAGGACAGGCTGACAATTTTGCGTCTAAGATCCGCATCTGTAAACGCGCCTATGACCTGCTTGTGCAAAAGGCAGACTTTGACCCAGAAGATATCATCTTTGATCCCAACGTATTAACTGTAGGAACAGGCATTGAGGCTCACAGTGATTACGCCGTTGATTTCATTAAAGCGGCAGAATGGATCAAACAAAACTTACCTTGTGCTCGCATCAGTGGTGGCATATCCAACATCTCCTTTAGCTTTAGAGGCAACAATGTCGTGCGCGAAGCCATGCACGCTGCTTTTCTCTATCATGGTATCTCAAAGGGCTTGGACATGGGCATTGTGAATCCAGGCATGCTTGAGGTTTACGAGGAGGTTCCAAAGGAGCTTCTTACCAAAGTAGAAGACGTGCTTCTCAACCGAAGCCCAGAAGCTACTGAAATCCTTGTTGATTACGCTGAACAATTCAAAGGCCAAGGAGGCAAAAAGAAAGAAGTCGACCTTAGCTGGAGAGAAGCACCTGTCGAAGAACGCCTTAAATATGCACTTCTCAAGGGTGTTACAGATTTCATTGATGCGGATACAGCCGAAGCACATGAGAAATATAATAAGCCCATCAAAGTCATCGAGGGTCCGCTCATGGACGGCATGAATGTTGTAGGCGACCTCTTCGGTGAAGGAAAAATGTTTCTACCGCAGGTTGTCAAAAGCGCCAGAGTCATGAAAAAGTCCGTAGCTTATCTTACCCCTTTCATGGAAGCAGAGAAGCAAGAAGGTGATGAACAAGGTATTTTCCTTATTGCCACAGTTAAAGGAGATGTTCATGACATTGGTAAGAATATTGTTGGCGTTGTCCTAGCCTGTAACAATTACAAAGTTATTGATCTCGGAGTGATGGTCCCTTGCGAAGATATCCTCAAGGCTGCTAAGGAACACCGTGCCGATATCATTGGCTTGTCAGGACTCATCACACCTTCACTCGATGAGATGATGCATGTAGCCAGCGAAATGGAGCGACTCCATTTCCAAACACCTTTACTCATCGGGGGAGCCACCACAAGCGCTGCCCACACCGCCATCAAAATCGCTCCAAATTATTCAAAACTAGTCAGTCATGTTATTGATGCTTCACGCGTGGTTGGAGTCGTAGGTAAACTTCTTAATCCTGAAACGAAGGATGAATACATCCAAGAGATTAAAGCCTCTCAAGAAAAAGCTCGCATTCAATTTTTGAACAAACAGCGTGATACCAAGCTTATTTCTTTACAAGGCGCTCGTGCCAACAAATACACTTGCGACTGGGATAAAATTGAAATTGCTACACCTGAATTCATAGGAAAAAAAGTATTCGAAGATTACGACCTGAAGGAAATTTCCGAATTCATAGACTGGTCACCATTCTTTCACGCCTGGGAGTTGCGCGGTCGCTATCCTAAGATCCTTGAGGACAAAGTAGTAGGTGAAGAAGCATCCAAACTTTTCTATGATGCCCAGAAGCTGCTGCAAAAGATCCTGGAGGAGAAACGCTTCACAGCCAAAGCTATTTATGCTATCTATCCTGCAAATTCTATTGGCGATGATATCGAGGTATACAAGGATGAAATGAGAAAGGAAATTCTAGAAACCTTTCATATGCTTCGCCAACAAGTTCAAAAAAATGGTAAACCTAATTACTGCTTAGCTGACTTCATAGCGCCTAAAGATAGTGGCCGTGTTGATTACCTCGGAAGCTTTGTAGTTACAACAGGACATGGTGTTGAGGAAATGGCTAAAAGCTTCGAAGCGGAAAATGATGATTACAGCTCTATCATGACCAAAGCATTAGGGGATCGCCTTGCCGAAGCTTTTGCCGAACTCCTTCATAAAAAATGTCGAGACGCCTTTGGGTTTGGAAAGAATGAGAAACTCAGTAACACAGAACTCATCTCTGAGAAATACCGTGGCATCCGGCCTGCCGCAGGTTACCCCGCTTGTCCAGATCATACGGAAAAACGAATCCTATTCCCATTTCTCAAAACATCGGAGACTATAGATGTCAACCTCACAGAAAACTGTGCCATGACCCCAGCTAGCTCCGTTTCTGGACTCTATTTTTGTCATCCTGAAGCACGTTATTTTGCTGTGAGTAAAATTCAAAAAGATCAAGTCGAAGACTACGCCCAAAGAAAAAACATCCCAGTCAAAGAAGCAGAAAAATGGCTCTCTCCGGTCCTTTCTTATTAA